A stretch of DNA from Labrus mixtus chromosome 6, fLabMix1.1, whole genome shotgun sequence:
taaccgAACATATGATGTCCCCTCtctgtttttggtttatttcaaGGTAATGTCCTGGTGTTCATGCTTTTTGACTCACCACTGTATTTCTGGGACAGCAGCGTGTCGAGGTCCAGCTCTAGACTGCTGTTTCCTGGTCGTGTAGGCTGTGGTTGGAGGAAGTTCTGAGCCCGGCGGTCTGCAAGGTCCAGGGCCTGCAGGGAGCTCCAGGGGGTGGAATGCAGCTCTAGGACCTCAGAGGTCAAACCGTCCCTCACCAGGAGGACACGGAAGTCCCATACTGCTGCTGAAGGTGGCAACAAATAATTTTGTCGGAGCTGACCCTTTAAGTTCAGTAGAAACATCATATAGTGCTTTTTTggcgtgtgtgtttgcttacCTGTATCTCTGTTGATGCGAGGCAGCCAGTCCACAGCCGCTCCCCACAACAGCAGTGTCCCGTGCTGGCCATCCGGCTGCTCCACAGTCAGAACAGCCTTCAACTGAACAGCAGCCCTGCAGCGAGATTCCGCCTCACTCCTCCAGTCTAACAAGCATTCATTTCATTCAGACTGTTGTGTAACTCATCTTCAAGATCTAAATCTCAAAATCAACCAGTATTTGTTCCATTGGCAGTAAGTCACAGGGATTATTTGTTGGACCGCTGCTATTCTCTATTTATATAATTAACAATGAATGATCAGTCTTGGATGTGTcatagctttctttttttttttaaccatggcCAAATATTTTCACACCATTTTAATTCTCATCATGAACACTTGTTAAACCAAAGTATTCAAAAGATTCCAAGAGGATGCCTTTTTAATCCAACAGCAACAGTACCACTTACCTGCTGTTCCTTTTTTCTGGTATTCTAACAaatttatctaaaaaaatcTATCTCAGGCTTCACCCACCCAATCAATGTGctgcttgttttcatgtttccttctgGCATTTAAATAGACAGAAACATTGATAACAAGCTGCCAACAATCTGTACAAAGCAAACCTTATTTTAGCTCAGTGGCACATTGTAAGTTGTGAAAAATGAATCCGCAATTCATAATTTCACATCACCACAGCATTGCGATGATCAAAAGCAAAGCCATCTGACACTCCATTTGTGTGACTCACctgtgctgatgtgtgtgtgtgtgacgcgTAGCAGGGCGTGAACCAGTGTGTTGACCCTTAGTGACCTTAATGGGACATAGGGGAGGCGATTCAGGTCCTGAGGAGGGCAAAGCTTTGAGGACACAAGCAGGGGACGTCGCTCACGAAGAAAGCAACACAGAGAGTTGAGTGAGCAAGCAGTAACATGCTGAGGAGCTGGAGAGATAGAAAATGATATAGCAAAACTTAGAGGAACTTTGACAATGAGCTGTGCAGGCTGCTGATTGGTTGCATGCTGCGTAAATACCTGCTGGTGAGGTGGAGGCAGTGATCGGTCCCAGGTTGAGCAGTTTGCTGCTGAAGGTCGACTGCAGCACCGTCTCGCCTCTCCACCTGTCTTCATTCACCTGCAGTCCTgatagaaaacaacaacagaaacttgTGTAACAATCCGAGGTATGGCTTAAACCCCCTCAGCAGTATATCTGTACCTGTAATGAGCAAAATGTCCCCAGGAGAGACAGTCAACACCCAGAATGCCGCTCGCCTCCACAGTACCACCTTCATCTCAACACCTGATTGGTCCGTTACAACAATAGACGCCAGAGGAACAAAGGACCCTGCTGCAGCACCGGACTTTACCTTCAATCCAATACATCAAACAATTTATGACAAACAGAGTATTTAGAAGTTAGAAACTTtataagaaacaaaaatatattttattttatttttaagcaattttatatttttttagaatttactgtgaggagttgtttttttccccccctgtttGTTAAATGCACTCAATTTAACACTTCTTCTTCTATAGTAAATATTTGAAGACCAAAATAACAGCCGCAGTTTTCAAGGCAACATTAGACCCGCTAAAATGAAGCAGGGAGAGATTTCTGTTAAAAGATAAACcatacacatttacatgatAAAATCATGAAAGAGATAACAAGTACTGCTTTGTCAACAGTGGTGGCAAAGTTCCGCACACTGGCTATATATTACAACCTTTGGCCACACTAGCTCTGTGTGTtcaaatgtattaacaaaaaaGTATACACACATTTGATCATCTGAGACTGTCCTTTttgcaaatgttagcatgctaatattcTAAATAAAGATTTCAACCACATACCTGCATTTCAAGCACTCACAAGCTTTGTCATGTCAGGCATGTTAGGATGTCAACACTGTAGTGTCATCACGTTACTCAGAGAGTTTTGTGATTGTCTAACTTTTACAATGTGCAATGCATTAATTCATTTCTGGATTATTAAATGCAATACATTTAGCTGAATACATTGTCCATAGCATTTAGGGCAGAGCAACACAGCCCCTCATCTCATAGAGCTGATAAATCTCAAATCTCGTCTGATAAACCTTCTGATCTTGCGTGAACCTACACACATATTCCAACATCTCAACTCACCTTGACCTCCTTTAGGTGACAGGGGTGAACCACTGTTACCAGTACTGAGTAACACACCCCCCTTTTGTCACACCGGCTCAGACGTGTGGGGGTACCCCTGAGCCCAGTGATGATTTTGTTCTCTAATGGCACCTCAGACGTTTCAGTCCTGCGGTTTTCTGAGACATGTGCTTTTTTTACATCTGGGGATCCGGAGGGGGAGTTTTGGGGAGACCGGGAAACCTGTTGCTCCACCTCCTGGGAGCAGAGAACTCCCTCTGTGGTGACCTCAACAACAATGCCCCCTTCCTCGGCCCTCAGAGACGGGCAGGGTTGGCTGAAGAGCTCTGCCGAGTCTCCAGGTGTCGAGGTTACTGGGCTAAAGAGCTCTGGGGTGCTAGAGGAAGCAGATGCTGCTGTTTGGGTGTCTTTGGGTGGGGTCTGAGGAGTCAGGATTTTCTCAGGGCTGGTTGCTGATTGGATTCTATGTTGCCTACCTCTCAGGATTAAGGCCTGACTCAGAGTCCAGGTGGTGAGGTACTGAGACTGGTTGGACAGAGGGGGGACGGTTGATGAGGACTGGTGTTTGGAGCATTTTGGACTCTCAGGTTCTGTTCTTGCTGCGGGGAAACAACTCTCCAGATACTCATGAATTGAAGCTGAACACTGATTGTCCCTTCCAGGATTTGGTTTTGACGACATGTCAGATCCCACTTCTTCTTTCTGGCCTTGTGGCTCTGGAATAGAATAACATTTAGTGGACAAGTCAGACCGATCAGTGTTAGTTTCATCTTCTAGGCTTTTAAGAGCGGGTGTACAATATTCTGCTTCAATGTTACCTCTGCCAGGTGCTTCCTCCTCTGATGATGATAAATTGCCTTGGTTTCCAGCCTTGTCTGTAAAAAGTGATACAAAGTGATGTCATACACAGTGAATTAAAAATCCAATCTCAATCTgctaaacaaaaacactgtacttaaatgtaatgatttctctgattgttttttgtttcctatTCTTAAGTTCAGTCAAGATAATGATAATGGTCTTACGCTAAAAGACGGCAGCACTCAACACAGCAACCATAAAACAGCATATAAACGTGGAGAAGATTACACTAAAGGCTTTTAATACTCAAATTTGGGAGGTGGAAGTTTTGAAAAGTTGAGGTTCAAATCTCATTTAACCGAACACAAATAAATACCATCTACCAGCAACATAAGTGTGAAACAGCTTACATTTTCCTCACTGTTTGCCCCTGAACGCCTCACCTGGTGAAGGTTTTAAACGTCCATCCTGCCAGGTGAGTTCCAGGTGTCTCCATTTAGCAGAGGGACGCTCCTCTTCCCCCATCCTGGCTTCTAAAACCCCAGCTTGGTCCGAGGAGGCAGTCGGAGCCCCGAGGAAGATGTGGATCTTCCGCTTGTCACACATGCTGTCTTCTGAGTAGGAGAAGTGCCGaatttgattaaattaaatgaaattaagtgattaaatgaaaacatcaaacacacaatgcTATCACTTGTAGAGAGGCTCCGAATGACAGACCGAACTCCACAGATGAACATAGTGAGATGTTGATATTTGCAGCAGTTTTACAAAAGAGAAGCATATTTTCTGGATGTTTCATTACCgcaaaagaaaatgtctctttctGGAGTTGTTGCAGCTATTACTCAAGTTGAAAAACGTGCTGGATCTTACACAACCATGACTCTGCAGAAACAGTTCACAGTGAGTTCCTGATTCTGAAGAAGGCAGATCATGGCTCCATCATGCAGATGGATGCAGACAGGCTAGCAATATGACAGCTGGGAACAATAACCAGGcagagctccaccaatcagacaGCAGGAGGCTGGGGGAGGTTCAGAcctgtttttaaagcaggttGTTTCATATGTGGATTTAATCCTGATGTGAAGACAGACTAGTGTCCATGTTCAGACTGAAAAAGAGTCCCGGTTTGACTTTGGATCaatatataaatacacaacACTAACATTTTATAGACACTTTTGTCCCACCAACTGTTTTATTGAGACTTGCAATAAAAACCTTGGTCAATCTTACTGTCAatgcacacaacacaaactctgCTCCTGTGAGCAGAATTTAAACAATGACACTTTGCTGAAACTCCtcactgtgtgttgttgtgctgaTTTGGGCTGAGTTAAGTCCCACTATGCCCGATAAAGATGAGTTTGTACAGCTTTCATAACACTATTATCTGTTATTTTTAAGTCTTGATAGTCTagtaaataaatgatgtattAACCTTTGGCCACATGAAGACTGAGAGCCTAGTGAAATCTTTGATtggaccaaaacattttttattcaggaCTCCATATTGAAGCATCCTTGAAAGTCAGTCTTTTAAGAGTCCTTAATTTACTTTGAGAAAAAAACCATCTCTGTACGGCACCTTGTGGAGGCTCTCCCTTTTGTGTGACAACTGTCATTCTTTCACTGGTTTTACTTAGGACTCATTCCAGTTCTTCACTTTTGTGACCCTTTGCGGTCATGTGTTTCTGCTCAGTTAGTTTCCACCTGCTGCCTTCAGTCAGAAGGACAGCCTGAGATGACACCAGCTTCAATGAGCTGGACCCTATGTTCACCTTGTGTCTCATCAAGATGTTTGATTCAATATAATTATTTCTTATAATAACGCATATATCTAAGATGAACTCTATGTCCCCCTTTAGGAAGCAGAGTTCATTATACATGAGTCTAGATATCCATCCAGTGTAGCAGTGACCCCTAACACTTCAGTTGTGCAGAAATGTTTGAGTTGGTAATGATATATAGGATGTAGTGCtcagatattttcatttttgagaGGTTTGTGACTTTTTTCCTGTATACcatagtttattttttcataacctAATATGATTCCTGACTTATTCACATGATAAACATTGTGAAGTTGTCTTCAATGCTTCTTCAGCTAGTCATGTAGGTGGTATCTGGGAGCTGCGTCCAGGAAGACTTGATTAAGATTCTCTGAGAACCCTATTCTATGAAGCAATGGCTATCGTAAACAGCAGTCCTTTAAATGGCGATGGAATCAATGATCCTCCCATATCACTCGAACCTTTGACTCAAAACCATCTCATCTTGATGAATTCTAAGGTTGCTTTACCACCTCTCGGAAAGATTTATAAAGGAGGAAATGTGTGCTGCAAAAAGGTGGTATCGAGTACAGTATTTAACTTACTTAACAGTTCTGGAGTCGGTGGAAAAACAAATACCACCATTATCAACATTTCTTTAAGGCAAAGTTGCATGGTCCCCGGCGCAACTTGAAAGTGGATGATATTGTCATTATCAAGGAAGACACACTTGCAAGAAATGAGAGGCATTTAGGACGAGTGGTTGAAACCACAGAAGGGTCTGATGGGTTAGATCTTCAGGTCAAGGTTCAAGTAGGAGAACGGAGGTCGTGAAACATTAATGACTGAGGACTCTAAGTTTAGAAAAGACGACAtttacaaccacacacacatacaaccacacacacacacacacacacacacacacacggcattTTCTAACATGTCTGTATATTGTATTTAGCCTAATGTATTAAAATGTATCACTTTTCAGAGTTCAAACTAAATAGTTCACTTCATCGGTTGTTGTTTAGGAGGTGTGTCCCTGATGCTGAGACCTGAACTAGGATGGGAAGAAGTAAAATGCAGCCTTTAGAAAGTATTGCCATCCGAAATAAAAGCCCTAACTTTAAGTCATTCTTACCCatatgtttttgattttttactgtttcattttttaatgttatatatCTTCAAGACCACTATAGATATCATTTTATTAACTACATTTTTCAAGGTCATGTTCACTTTGCCTCAGTTAATCTGCTTTACTTGGATCTATTTTTTTAGCAGTTCAGTCTTTTATTGCATATATATTTTCCCACATTTAATTGAAGCATCTTTTTCTTCCATacgttttttccttttttatgacAATACAAAAGAGTATTATTGGACTATACCGTCTGTATTCAATTTGACTGTAGTTTGTTTTGCTACACATTTACTGTGAGCTGTGTTTTCAGAAGCCTTCACCAAACAAGTAAAgtgttgatttaatttttaaatactACAAATCAGTTAAATGATCAGTGGATTCATCATTTAAACGTTTTACTAAAACTGGTAATTTATAATCCCttaagtatatattttattatacttTATATTATCCTTGAAGAAATACAGAGATCATTAGTTTAATCCCCCCTTAACCCACTCAAGTCAAATATTAGTATTAAcaggaaaataattaattaataattaaaaacacgCCAAATGTAAGTTTTTACATGTAATTTGAAAATCCTATattcaaaaaacaaagagaacaaagtcAATCTTCTGTTTTATCGAtgaatgcctttattttgaatgttgtaGCCTAACCGGAAGCTGCATTTGTGCCACTCTTGAGTGACTTGACGCTAGCTTAAACAAACTACTACCATAACAAACAGCGtagaaaacaaagtcaaacaagtaaaaagtgaacatttaagGGTTTAATCTTTAAATTTCTGCAGCTGCATGTTCCGCTGTCACCCAATAGTACAGCGGGGTAGGTTAACAGGAAGGGGCGGCTGGAAGGAGGAGTCGTTCCTGCGGTAAAAGTATTCATATTCCCCGCCGCATTTCGTCGCCTTCCCCCACATTCTCCAAATCTAAGCCGACGGACTCATCTCCCCGGTACGGTGAACTTCTCTTAAACCAAAAATGTACCGGTATTTCGGGGAGCTACTCACCCGGGGAGCGGGCAGCGTCCTGGCCTCCGGTGCCACCGCGTCTGCTGCTGACTCGGCTCTGCCAGCGTCCGCCTCCCTTCTGCGCTACCGCGGCTACAGCCAGGCCGTGGACCAGGACGATGATCCAAACTTTTTCAACATGGTGGAGGGATTCTTCGACCGAGGCGCCGCGATCGTGGAGGACAAGCTGGTGGAGGGTTTGAAAACCCGTGAGACCCccgagcagaagaagaagcgtGTCCGTGGGATACTGAAAATCATCAAGCCGTGCAACCACGTCCTCAGCGTCAACTTCCCGATCAAGAGAGACAGCGGAGAGTGGGAGATGATAGAGGCGTACCGGGCGCAGCACAGCCAGCACAGGACACCCTGCAAGGGAGgtgagagaaaaacatcaacaaaatgtCATTATAATGAAAACGTTATAGAGAGAGCACAGGGGAGGTAAAATGACACTGGAAAGAGAAGATAAATAGGAAGTTTTGCTCTCAcagtaataataacaataataataagaataataacacttataataacaacaacaatataaatcataataacaacaacagcaataaTACCAATTAACTTTTGCTGTATGGAGTAAGCCTTTGTCCTGTGAGGTCTTACCTGAACACAACCTATCTGGGTCTTATAATGTTTATATACATTATATAAGGCATATCCATATATTATACATACCTTATAATGCTTATAATGTTGCACATTCAATTTTGGTTTGATGCCCAGAGacaaaaaatatgttaaagtataaaaataaaaataaaagggggAATttcaagagaagaaaacacattgTTCATCAGACATTCGTTTtgacttctctcctcttccttaaTCATCTGTTGACCCGTGAGATTCCTCAGCTCATCTTTTGGAGGGGAGCTCCAAATCATATTCACGTTATTTAGGACCTTTTCTAATTGAAATATAAATCACaatgtggattttaaatcaactttTCTCATATGCTATACACTTTAGAGACACTCTTTACAAGTTGAACTAGCACCCTGCCTGAATATTTACAaagaaagtaacaaaataatacaacataaaGGTGCTCAGGTATGACAGTGAACCAAAGGAGAGACCATACAACCAATCAAGATCACTATCAGCCATACATTCGATCATTTCCAGGGTCCTGCTTCTCCATGCTCAGATTTTCTGTTTGATCATGTTGAATTGAGCATCTTAGGGTTTAGGGGTGTTTAGAGTGTCACCTTTAACTATGGGAAATTAAGCTGGAcaattctttgttgttttgtgtcctATCAGGGAATAGGACATGTGCACATGACTGAAGGGGAAATATGGAGCCAATCTTGAGGAGAATGTATCTAATTTAAACGGGGACAAATACTAATAAGAGCGATCGCTAATGAATGATGGTTGCACACTTTATCATAGCAACATGTACTAAGATTATTATAGTTTATACGTTTATTAGAATCAGGCACAGTGCACACAAtgacattagtctcagaagagaaaagatgctttgtaccagttTTAGATAACTAGTTAATTTCCGTCTGTAATCCCGAggcagatgatggcaacagTAAAATACAGATCCAAATCCTTGACATTATTAGATTATATAATTGATCACACTCATTCTTAAAGTTAAagcctgaattaaaaaaaagtcaaattccaGGATAGTTTAATAAACATCTTccatttttatcattttgttcacttcatttatttttgggaaTTTCTGTTTAAATGCTTCTTTGGTACAACCTTTTTCCTATCGTGCTTTATTTACTGAGTAAAAGttgaagacttttattttgttaaagatTTCTCATATTTTGTCACTCTAACTGACGTGCACGTTTAAATGTTGATTAACATGACGTTGCAGCGCCTTGAGTCTGCTCTGTAGCTGTTCATAAATCTCATACAGATGCACAGAGGATAAAGAATATGGAGTTTATTATTCAATGAACGTCACTCACATGCAGTGAGCCCTCATGTCTCCAGAGCAGAGAATAAATGGCATTATGGCAATTCAAAATATATTAAACCTTAACTCCTAATTTAAATATGTAGCCTTCCTCTCTGTTGAAAAGCACCTGCAGGCTACTCTTCAGACTAACCTGATGGACTTCATAGTTAGAATTGTCTTTAGTACCACTAGAAGAaccaaaaagacacatttagagCCCGGTTTGTCAGGATGTCTTCTCACACAAGCTTTGAATGTGTGTAaagcatgtctttttttttttttcctgtatctCTGTGTTATCAAGATACAGAGAAGCAGGGTCTTTTTTCAAAGCGGGCACACATTTTTTGGCATCTTGCCTTCAATGATAAATCAGCTTtaattttagtatttttttatcagcacttaCGATAAATAATCAGATCTCAGTTTTTAGTGtgaacattttgactttattggTTAAAGTAGACTCATTGATCCTGTAAGGGGGTTGGCTGTAACACTGTGTAACACATAACACTGCTTTATAATGATGCACTGAGCAGGTTCTATGTTTGTTAAGGTGGTGAGGTTTCCTCCCCTGACAGGAATGCTGACTGTCCagacaggctgtgtgtgtgtgtgtgtgtgtgtgtgtgtgtgtgtgtgtgtgtgtgtgtgtgtgtgtgtgtgtgtgtgtgtgtgtgtgtgtgtgtgtgtgtgtgtgtgtgtgtgtgtgtgtgtgtgtgtgtgtgtgtgtgtgtgtgtgtgtgtgtgtgtgtgtgtgtgtgtgtgtgtgtgtgtgtgtgttcagctacACTCTGTATTCTGATTtgctcaatgttttttttggttttcctgTTTGCTCTTTGTTCACCTGCCTTAACCCAGGGTGGCattgttgtttcatttattttggtttctCAAGTTAAGTATGAGCAGGATGAACTCATAATGCTACTACTATTGTACTCTTGTGATACCCTTCCACAAGATGGATTCTCCAGGATTTTACTGTCAGAGCTGTTTGAGTTTGAGCTGTCCTTTCTGGATCAACCCTTCCATTATTCTTCCATTAAccgattgattggttgatttgtaaaatgtggaaaagatGAGAAATGCTGTCACGATAGTGCTTTTCTAACCAGCACTCTAAACCTATGTTAcaaattgattaaaaacaatGCAGATGAATATTTTTCTCTGactaaaaaaacttaaatatttgCAGAATGCTTCTTCAGATTCATTTCTGTTGCAAATTGTGGACCTTCCAAAAGTACACTTGACTCAGTCCTAAAGATAGCAACATGTTCAGGACCCAGGCTGCGACTCTTGAGTTTTTCTGATCTCAGACTAATTcaactttacactctgttgttgaacgtgttacacacacataggctgaaatatacacaccagcacaaacaggatcctacaGACATGCACtactggagagatgtcagagtgatggtgGTGCCCACAGCGAGCCATGTTAACCTTTTAGCATTATGTTCAGCAGTAAACCATGTCTGTCTGTGCATAGAAGCCTGCAGGTTGAGTTTTACTACAGGAGACAAATTAAAGAGGCTTTTTGTTTCAGAATTAATCAGTCTGTCTCTAAAGGCGCCACAGAGCTGATATTATGAGAGATGAGACATTTGTGAGGAGGTTCCATGTTTTACAGTGATGTTTCATCCTGGTTTGTCCGGCAATTTATGTTTGCACAACTAAaggctgtgaatgtgtttgcttgttggCTTTAAGTCTTATTAAGTCATCCCTTGGTTAGAGTGACATTTGATAAATAGTTCAGCATAGTGTGGGAAGATACAGACACATGCCGATAAATAATTCCTTAAAAAAACCATTATGAGAACTCCAGAGACCGTTCTGTCTGAGCTTTCACTtattaattcatattttatgtCTATACTTGAAGCCTGAACTGAACTCAGACCAGTGTtgcagacagttttttttcctcgtcAGCAGTGATTAGAGGTTTGTAGGAAACCAATCTCTGCTCTAGCTGGAAAGAAGATGACCCCATTAGACTGTGCAAGACACTGAAGAAAGAGTGACTACGAGTATGAATCTGCTCTGAAAACTGCAGACTTCTTCAGTTTAAGTtcaattaacaaaaaaagtaacagaACTGTGAGTGTGAGTTGCACAGACAGCAGACCTAAAGAGCTGTGTCTGGATTTAGGACACTAACAAACAACCTCTTCCAACACTACTGAATTCAGCCGAGCTCTGATCAGGTACCTGCTCGACACTCACCTACAGAGCAGGATAAAGTgaccacaaaacaaacacagttagTCATTACTGAAGCTTTCCGCCTGAAACAACCACAGTTTGAAAGTCCCACCACTGTCACAACCAGAACAGGATTCAGAAAGCTGGGAAGCATTAGTTCTTACAACATAGTAACTTCATTTgactacttttgttttttttagattaagaGTTGACACAAAACATAATTAACGAATACATATTTACCAGTacattaatgaataaaaaaaaaatctcaacactCTAAACTTGTGGCTTTGTGCATTTTACCAGTTATCAACTGGTGGAGATGCGTTTTCACGCCTTTAGTTCAAAACTGTGCGTCTCTTAGCTTCTCTTGGTTTATAACACGTGTAAGATCTGAATGTAGGCGAAGGGCGGAGTTTTAACAGACTCATATTTCATTCtcattacatttcaacatgagTGAAGAAACTTTTTgcagtgtttctttaaatgagcGTCTAATGATTACCACACCCAGTCTGACTCACTGCAgcttcaaacacaacaactcGTCTCATGCCAttactctctcttctctgtctcgctctctctctcttctctttctcgcTCACTTGTCTCACTTTTACACTTC
This window harbors:
- the shld2 gene encoding shieldin complex subunit 2 isoform X1; its protein translation is MCDKRKIHIFLGAPTASSDQAGVLEARMGEEERPSAKWRHLELTWQDGRLKPSPDKAGNQGNLSSSEEEAPGREPQGQKEEVGSDMSSKPNPGRDNQCSASIHEYLESCFPAARTEPESPKCSKHQSSSTVPPLSNQSQYLTTWTLSQALILRGRQHRIQSATSPEKILTPQTPPKDTQTAASASSSTPELFSPVTSTPGDSAELFSQPCPSLRAEEGGIVVEVTTEGVLCSQEVEQQVSRSPQNSPSGSPDVKKAHVSENRRTETSEVPLENKIITGLRGTPTRLSRCDKRGVCYSVLVTVVHPCHLKEVKVKSGAAAGSFVPLASIVVTDQSGVEMKVVLWRRAAFWVLTVSPGDILLITGLQVNEDRWRGETVLQSTFSSKLLNLGPITASTSPAAPQHVTACSLNSLCCFLRERRPLLVSSKLCPPQDLNRLPYVPLRSLRVNTLVHALLRVTHTHISTDWRSEAESRCRAAVQLKAVLTVEQPDGQHGTLLLWGAAVDWLPRINRDTAAVWDFRVLLVRDGLTSEVLELHSTPWSSLQALDLADRRAQNFLQPQPTRPGNSSLELDLDTLLSQKYSGEVELRVQVIAFQFQDYPPSQDAPQPVLNSSTSLDDILEALSGDITYTGCGRCSAELDTDANGIYLPCYPCLPHTAVRRYYRPGILTVSGRSSSQVCVKVPPVPLQKVLEAPPDKLNKSSAPGSEVKHIQVAAEKIQTLLSPPKKTFILTVRSHFLCDENSVPINQDFTLLDLLFPS
- the shld2 gene encoding shieldin complex subunit 2 isoform X2 → MCDKRKIHIFLGAPTASSDQAGVLEARMGEEERPSAKWRHLELTWQDGRLKPSPDKAGNQGNLSSSEEEAPGREPQGQKEEVGSDMSSKPNPGRDNQCSASIHEYLESCFPAARTEPESPKCSKHQSSSTVPPLSNQSQYLTTWTLSQALILRGRQHRIQSATSPEKILTPQTPPKDTQTAASASSSTPELFSPVTSTPGDSAELFSQPCPSLRAEEGGIVVEVTTEGVLCSQEVEQQVSRSPQNSPSGSPDVKKAHVSENRRTETSEVPLENKIITGLRGTPTRLSRCDKRGVCYSVLVTVVHPCHLKEVKVKSGAAAGSFVPLASIVVTDQSGVEMKVVLWRRAAFWVLTVSPGDILLITGLQVNEDRWRGETVLQSTFSSKLLNLGPITASTSPAAPQHVTACSLNSLCCFLRERRPLLVSSKLCPPQDLNRLPYVPLRSLRVNTLVHALLRVTHTHISTDWRSEAESRCRAAVQLKAVLTVEQPDGQHGTLLLWGAAVDWLPRINRDTAVWDFRVLLVRDGLTSEVLELHSTPWSSLQALDLADRRAQNFLQPQPTRPGNSSLELDLDTLLSQKYSGEVELRVQVIAFQFQDYPPSQDAPQPVLNSSTSLDDILEALSGDITYTGCGRCSAELDTDANGIYLPCYPCLPHTAVRRYYRPGILTVSGRSSSQVCVKVPPVPLQKVLEAPPDKLNKSSAPGSEVKHIQVAAEKIQTLLSPPKKTFILTVRSHFLCDENSVPINQDFTLLDLLFPS